A stretch of Phoenix dactylifera cultivar Barhee BC4 chromosome 16, palm_55x_up_171113_PBpolish2nd_filt_p, whole genome shotgun sequence DNA encodes these proteins:
- the LOC103711424 gene encoding protein BLISTER-like produces the protein MASAHVLPNSAASSRKGHLEAGKKRLEEFRRQKAAKKAASTGQLQPADVDQHGKHTQNSEHVRDGSVSGRDGITVTNPSGSVTSHENKTVSPSQSTDAGSSNGTSATSSSWLSSNNALYGDSEQEPARDEVSKLYGSSGFSQLDNGYYDHFRENTEFTRTKSEPTDVITGDQLISLDSLHAKPNIDEKTNHSGFLPERSESVSTHKRLGLPSTSTDTSGVRKDSFLGVEQPIRGGNMDYHSALGINTGGGQIADAISRRLNVGSAPWHASEPPSADFRLAFRSSSNQNQFPSSGYGTTFGRSRPSFLDSLGVPRVSYMPYDKPEKANPPSSFSSSNFDSTETHSSSSQKMLSAELVTIEQSYDSRTMDVNIEKEPSLTSVSNDTPLLDLGVGDQDMQEDHDMQSDHNIPILKKDEDFAALEQHIEDLTQEKFSLQRALDTSRTLAESLAAENSSLTESYNQQGKAISQLKFDMEGLQEEIKAQLLALESVKMEYANAQLECNAADERAKILASEVISLEEKALKLRSNELKLEKQLENLSSEIPSYRRKVSILEKERQDFQSTINALQEEKKVLQSKLRKASTDGKIKDSKKASPSRRDASTSTEDLGAENVNLVDGEATGPETMLNDSLNALQDISLFMSLPEDGRLYLPDGSGGIPVDQLRMIDNINTLISELALEKEEVVRALKIESSNCSKLKDLNKDLSQKLEAQTQRLELMTAQRMADENVLAKPVDSHIMHDKIEYADEGDEVVERVLGWIMKLFPGGPAKRRTSKLL, from the exons ATGGCTTCGGCGCACGTCCTGCCAAATTCTGCCGCTTCTTCACGCAAAGGCCATCTCGAAGCTGGGAAGAAACGG CTAGAGGAGTTCCGTAGGCAGAAGGCTGCTAAGAAGGCAGCATCTACTGGCCAGTTGCAGCCAGCTGATGTTGACCAACATGGTAAACATACTCAAAATAGTGAGCATGTGAGAGATGGATCTGTATCTGGTAGGGATGGTATTACTGTCACCAATCCTTCTGGGTCAGTTACATCTCATGAAAATAAGACAGTTAGTCCTTCCCAAAGCACTGATGCTGGTTCCTCAAATGGGACATCTGCAACCTCTTCCTCCTGGCTTAGCAGCAATAATGCATTATATGGAGattcagagcaagaacctgcaAGGGACGAGGTTTCTAAATTATATGGAAGCTCAGGCTTTTCTCAGCTGGACAATGGTTATTATGACCACTTTAGAGAGAACACTGAGTTTACTCGTACCAAATCTGAGCCAACTGATGTTATTACAGGAGATCAGCTTATTAGTTTAGATTCGCTTCATGCAAAGCCAAACATTGATGAGAAAACAAACCATTCAGGTTTTCTTCCTGAGAGGTCAGAAAGTGTTTCTACTCATAAGAGGTTGGGGCTTCCCAGCACTTCAACCGACACATCTGGAGTACGTAAAG ACTCATTTCTTGGAGTGGAGCAACCTATTCGTGGTGGCAACATGGACTATCATAGTGCTTTGGGTATAAATACAGGAGGGGGGCAGATTGCTGATGCCATTAGTCGTCGCCTCAATGTTGGCAGTGCACCTTGGCATGCATCAGAACCACCATCTGCAGATTTTCGCTTAGCTTTTAGAAGTTCTTCTAACCAAAATCAATTTCCTTCATCTGGCTATGGAACTACTTTTGGTCGATCTCGCCCATCTTTTCTTGACTCCCTTGGTGTGCCTAGGGTATCTTATATGCCTTATGACAAGCCTGAGAAAGCTAATCCTCCATCATCTTTTAGTAGTTCAAATTTTGACAGTACAGAGACTCACTCATCATCTTCTCAGAAAATGCTGTCTGCGGAGCTCGTCACTATTGAGCAATCTTATGATTCGAGAACTATGGATGTTAATATTGAAAAGGAGCCATCCTTGACTTCTGTTTCTAATGATACACCACTTTTGGATCTGGGAGTAGGGGATCAGGATATGCAGGAGGATCATGATATGCAGAGTGACCATAATATCCCAATTCTGAAGAAAGATGAAGATTTTGCAGCATTGGAGCAG CACATTGAAGATTTGACACAAGAAAAGTTTTCTCTGCAACGAGCTCTGGACACATCACGAACACTAGCAGAGTCGTTGGCTGCTGAGAATTCATCTCTGACTGAGAGCTATAACCAACAG GGAAAGGCTATCAGCCAGCTAAAATTCGACATGGAAGGGCTGCAGGAAGAAATCAAGGCTCAACTA CTGGCACTTGAGTCTGTCAAAATGGAATATGCAAATGCACAGCTAGAATGCAATGCTGCTGATGAAAGAGCGAAAATACTTGCATCTGAAGTCATTAGCTTAGAAGAGAAG GCACTCAAACTGAGGTCAAATGAGCTAAAGCTGGAAAAACAACTGGAGAATTTGAGTTCTGAAATCCCTTCATACAG ACGTAAGGTCTCTATTTTAGAGAAAGAACGCCAGGATTTCCAGTCCACCATCAATGCTTTGCAGGAAG AGAAAAAAGTTCTGCAGTCTAAACTACGGAAAGCATCTACAGATGGGAAAATCAAAGATTCAAAAAAAGCTTCCCCTAGTAGAAGAGATGCGTCTACTTCTACAGAGGATTTAG GTGCTGAAAATGTGAATCTGGTTGATGGGGAGGCTACTGGTCCAGAAACAATGCTCAACGATAGCCTAAATGCATTGCAAGATATCAgcttattcatgtctcttccCGAAGATGGAAGATTATATCTTCCAGATGGATCTGGTGGTATTCCAGTAGATCAGCTTAGAATGATTGACAACATCAATACGTTGATATCTGAG CTAGCACTGGAGAAAGAAGAGGTGGTGCGAGCTCTCAAAATTGAATCATCAAATTGTTCCAAGCTGAAG GACTTGAACAAGGATCTATCACAAAAGCTGGAGGCACAGACCCAGAGGTTAGAGCTCATGACTGCTCAACGGATGGCTGATGAGAATGTTTTGGCAAAGCCTGTAGATTCCcatatcatgcatgataaaatagaATATGCTGATGAAGGCGATGAG GTAGTTGAGAGGGTCTTGGGTTGGATAATGAAGCTCTTCCCTGGAGGCCCGGCAAAGCGGCGAACAAGCAAGCTTCTGTAA